One Roseomonas gilardii subsp. gilardii genomic region harbors:
- the lptC gene encoding LPS export ABC transporter periplasmic protein LptC — protein sequence MLEKPRADLMMSGGGWVLLESDSGRYDKAKDLLDLWGNVTLWNDNGTTLKTEVAHIQIKLGEAEGDRPVAAQGSFGTLTGEGFILKDKGADITFTGNTHAMLEGNQ from the coding sequence ATGCTGGAGAAGCCGCGCGCCGACCTGATGATGAGCGGCGGCGGCTGGGTGCTGCTCGAATCCGACAGCGGCCGCTACGACAAGGCCAAGGACCTTCTGGACCTCTGGGGGAACGTGACTCTCTGGAACGACAACGGCACGACCCTGAAGACCGAGGTCGCGCATATCCAGATCAAGCTCGGCGAGGCCGAGGGAGACCGCCCCGTGGCGGCGCAGGGCTCCTTCGGCACGCTGACCGGCGAGGGTTTCATCCTCAAGGACAAGGGGGCGGACATCACCTTCACCGGCAACACCCACGCCATGCTGGAGGGCAACCAGTGA
- the lptB gene encoding LPS export ABC transporter ATP-binding protein yields MDNSEGLRLVPDQGGLVAKGLGKRYKKRPVVRGVSINLKRGEAVGLLGPNGAGKTTTFYMMTGLVRPDEGQVFLDGHDVTLLPMYRRARLGLGYLPQEASIFRGLSVEDNIRAALEVVEPKRDRREEMLDALLAEFGISHLRRAPALALSGGERRRCEIARALATHPDYILLDEPLAGIDPIAVGEIRDLVKHLKDRGIGVLITDHNVRETLEIIDRAYILHDGQVLMEGSPRDIVEHEGVRRVYLGERFSL; encoded by the coding sequence ATGGACAACAGCGAGGGATTGCGACTGGTGCCGGATCAGGGTGGGCTGGTCGCGAAGGGCCTGGGCAAACGCTACAAGAAGCGGCCCGTGGTGCGCGGCGTCTCGATCAACCTCAAGCGTGGCGAGGCGGTGGGGCTGCTGGGGCCGAACGGCGCCGGCAAGACCACGACCTTCTACATGATGACCGGGTTGGTCCGGCCGGATGAGGGGCAGGTCTTCCTCGACGGCCATGACGTGACGCTGCTGCCGATGTATCGGCGCGCGCGGCTGGGCCTGGGATACCTGCCGCAGGAGGCCTCGATCTTCCGCGGCCTGTCGGTGGAGGACAATATCCGCGCGGCGCTGGAGGTGGTGGAGCCCAAGCGCGACCGGCGCGAGGAGATGCTCGATGCGCTGCTGGCGGAATTCGGCATTTCCCATCTCCGCCGCGCCCCTGCCCTGGCGCTGTCGGGCGGTGAGCGACGGCGCTGCGAGATCGCCCGCGCGCTGGCCACGCATCCCGACTACATCCTGCTGGACGAGCCCCTGGCCGGCATCGATCCGATCGCGGTCGGCGAGATCCGCGACCTCGTGAAGCACCTGAAGGATCGCGGGATCGGAGTGCTGATCACCGACCACAATGTGCGCGAGACGCTGGAGATCATCGACCGCGCCTACATCCTCCATGACGGGCAGGTGTTGATGGAGGGCAGCCCGCGCGACATCGTCGAGCATGAGGGCGTGCGCCGCGTCTATCTCGGAGAGCGCTTCAGCCTCTGA
- a CDS encoding DUF1150 family protein: protein MNESREARETTVLKGLSPADWASFGREQIAYIRPVVVDGVKAVAIHSADGTPIGAAPNADLAIAAIIQNEMEPVLVH, encoded by the coding sequence ATGAATGAATCTCGCGAAGCCCGCGAAACCACGGTCCTGAAGGGCCTGTCCCCCGCCGACTGGGCCAGCTTCGGCCGCGAACAGATCGCCTATATCCGACCCGTCGTGGTGGATGGGGTGAAGGCGGTGGCCATCCATTCCGCCGACGGCACGCCGATCGGCGCGGCCCCGAACGCCGATCTCGCGATCGCCGCCATCATCCAGAACGAGATGGAACCGGTCCTGGTCCATTGA
- a CDS encoding LptA/OstA family protein, whose product MTPLPPDAMRPRTHRAGLMSSLAFAALLGAGWALAPSAARAQPVDMTRGGPVEVTSTNGIEWRQAEQVVIATGNAKAVRDGVTLTADRLIARYRNRAGQAGGDGAAASAPAPSAEPGGDSPVSNGEIWRLEAEGNVHINTDTDHAQGDRGVYDMDQAVMVLTGRNLRLTTTDDTITARDSLEYWPQKRMAVARGAASVVTSDNRRIAADTLVGYFLEQAPAAPAQPVRSAAPAGGQGAAQPRRAPGEGSKLDRVEVFGNVEIRTEQEVVRGDRGVYSPVTGIARILGNVRITRGQNQLNGSEAIVDMRSGLARLVSAPGTRVQGLVVPQSGDQPGAAQPGRNGNPSGANPAPGHTAGQPQGRGR is encoded by the coding sequence GTGACCCCCCTGCCTCCCGACGCCATGCGCCCCCGTACGCACCGGGCCGGGCTGATGTCATCCCTCGCCTTCGCCGCCCTGCTCGGAGCGGGCTGGGCCCTGGCCCCCTCGGCAGCACGGGCGCAGCCGGTGGACATGACCCGGGGCGGCCCGGTCGAGGTCACCTCCACCAACGGAATCGAGTGGCGGCAGGCGGAGCAGGTCGTCATCGCCACCGGCAACGCGAAGGCGGTGCGCGACGGCGTGACGCTCACGGCGGACCGGCTGATCGCCCGCTACCGTAACCGCGCGGGACAGGCTGGCGGGGACGGCGCCGCCGCCTCCGCTCCCGCCCCCTCGGCGGAGCCCGGCGGCGACAGCCCGGTCTCCAACGGCGAGATCTGGCGGCTGGAGGCCGAGGGCAACGTCCATATCAACACGGACACCGACCATGCCCAGGGCGACCGCGGCGTCTATGACATGGACCAGGCGGTCATGGTCCTCACCGGCCGCAACCTGCGCCTGACCACGACGGACGACACCATCACCGCCCGCGACAGCCTGGAATACTGGCCGCAGAAGCGCATGGCGGTGGCGCGTGGCGCGGCCAGCGTGGTGACCAGCGACAACCGCCGCATCGCCGCCGACACGCTGGTCGGCTACTTCCTGGAACAGGCTCCCGCCGCCCCGGCCCAGCCGGTCCGCAGCGCGGCGCCGGCCGGGGGCCAGGGCGCCGCCCAGCCGCGCCGGGCGCCGGGCGAGGGCTCGAAGCTCGACCGGGTGGAGGTCTTCGGCAATGTCGAGATCCGCACGGAGCAGGAGGTCGTGCGCGGCGACCGCGGCGTGTACAGCCCGGTCACCGGCATCGCCCGCATCCTGGGCAATGTCCGCATCACGCGCGGACAGAACCAGTTGAACGGGTCGGAAGCGATCGTGGACATGCGCAGCGGCCTCGCCCGTCTCGTTTCCGCGCCCGGCACCCGCGTCCAGGGCCTCGTCGTTCCCCAGTCCGGCGATCAGCCGGGGGCTGCGCAACCAGGACGGAATGGTAACCCTTCCGGTGCTAATCCGGCGCCGGGCCATACGGCCGGACAGCCGCAGGGGCGGGGACGGTGA
- a CDS encoding KpsF/GutQ family sugar-phosphate isomerase produces MNAPFQDPDLAAGRRVLEIEAAGLSALASSLDQRFRDAVALLARTTGRVVVTGMGKSGHVGRKIAATFASTGTPSQFVHPGEASHGDLGMIVAGDSVLAISNGGETAELSDVLAHSRRFDLPLIAITGRAGSTLARTADVALVLPQVPEACPLGLAPTTSTTLQLALGDALAVALLERRGFTAADFRVFHPGGKLGAQLRRVREVMHRDMPLAPPGLPMRQALVDMTAKRFGCLGIVEEGRLVGIITDGDLRRALDAEADDASPGGLLNRPAAEVMTRGPRTIGPDALAAEALRIMNERSITSLFVVEPDGSPSGILHIHDLLRLGVA; encoded by the coding sequence GTGAACGCCCCTTTCCAAGATCCGGACCTCGCCGCGGGCCGCCGCGTGCTGGAGATCGAGGCGGCGGGCCTTTCCGCCCTCGCCTCGTCGCTCGATCAACGTTTCCGTGACGCCGTCGCCCTGCTCGCCCGGACCACCGGGCGGGTGGTGGTGACGGGCATGGGCAAGTCCGGCCATGTCGGGCGCAAGATCGCCGCGACCTTCGCCTCCACCGGGACGCCCAGCCAGTTCGTGCACCCCGGCGAGGCCTCGCACGGGGATCTCGGCATGATCGTGGCCGGGGATTCGGTGCTCGCCATCTCCAATGGCGGCGAGACGGCCGAGCTGTCCGACGTGCTGGCCCATAGCCGCCGCTTCGACCTGCCGCTGATCGCCATCACCGGCCGGGCCGGGAGCACCCTGGCCAGGACCGCCGATGTCGCCCTGGTCCTGCCCCAGGTGCCGGAAGCCTGCCCGCTCGGCCTCGCCCCCACCACCTCCACCACGCTGCAGCTCGCCCTGGGCGATGCGCTCGCCGTGGCGCTGCTGGAGCGGCGCGGCTTCACCGCCGCCGATTTCCGCGTCTTCCACCCGGGCGGCAAGCTGGGCGCCCAGTTGCGGCGGGTCCGGGAGGTGATGCACCGCGACATGCCGCTGGCCCCGCCCGGCCTGCCGATGCGGCAGGCGCTGGTGGACATGACCGCCAAGCGGTTCGGCTGCCTGGGCATCGTCGAGGAGGGCCGCCTGGTCGGGATCATCACCGATGGCGACCTGCGCCGCGCCCTGGATGCCGAGGCGGATGACGCCAGCCCGGGCGGCCTGCTGAACCGCCCCGCCGCCGAGGTGATGACCCGCGGCCCGCGCACCATCGGCCCGGACGCGCTGGCGGCCGAGGCGCTGCGGATCATGAACGAGCGCAGCATCACCAGCCTCTTCGTGGTGGAGCCGGATGGCAGCCCCAGCGGCATCCTGCATATCCATGACCTGCTGCGGCTGGGGGTCGCTTGA
- a CDS encoding complex I NDUFA9 subunit family protein → MMTRRVATVFGGAGFIGRHVVQRLAQLDYVVRIPSRHPDRARRQMVQGRVGQIVPLAVSLTDEAALARAVAGAEVVVNLIGILAERRAGDFRRVHAEAAGRIARLSAEAGVSRLVQVSAIGADPNSPSAYARSKAEGEAAVRAAFPQATILRPSIVFGAEDAFFNRFAAMSRLLPVLPIVGARTRFQPVYVGDVAAAVEAAVTRPEAPGQIYELGGPRVASFQALMEQMLEVLSRRRRVVEIPAGIAKLQAKLLGRLPNPPLTEDQLLLLRHDNVVSGHHPGLAELGVVPHPLEAILPSYLARYRKKG, encoded by the coding sequence ATGATGACGCGACGGGTGGCCACGGTGTTCGGCGGGGCGGGTTTCATCGGGCGGCATGTCGTCCAGCGTTTGGCGCAACTCGACTATGTGGTGCGGATTCCCAGCCGGCACCCCGACCGCGCCCGCCGGCAGATGGTGCAGGGCCGGGTAGGGCAGATCGTGCCCCTGGCGGTGTCGTTGACCGACGAGGCGGCGCTGGCCCGCGCCGTCGCGGGGGCGGAGGTGGTGGTGAACCTCATCGGCATCCTGGCGGAGCGCAGGGCCGGTGATTTCCGGCGCGTGCACGCGGAGGCGGCGGGGCGGATCGCGCGGCTGAGCGCCGAGGCTGGCGTGTCGCGGCTGGTGCAGGTCTCGGCCATCGGCGCGGACCCCAACAGCCCCAGCGCCTATGCCCGGTCCAAGGCAGAAGGGGAGGCGGCGGTGCGGGCGGCCTTCCCACAGGCGACCATCCTGCGGCCCTCGATCGTCTTCGGGGCGGAGGACGCCTTCTTCAACCGCTTCGCCGCGATGAGCCGGCTGCTGCCCGTCCTCCCCATCGTGGGGGCGCGGACGCGGTTCCAGCCTGTCTATGTCGGCGATGTGGCGGCGGCCGTGGAGGCGGCGGTGACGCGGCCCGAGGCGCCCGGGCAGATCTATGAGCTGGGCGGTCCGCGCGTGGCCAGCTTCCAGGCCCTGATGGAGCAGATGCTGGAGGTGCTGAGCCGCCGCCGCCGGGTGGTGGAGATCCCGGCCGGGATCGCGAAACTGCAGGCGAAGCTCCTGGGCCGCCTGCCCAATCCGCCCCTGACGGAGGACCAGCTGCTGCTGCTGCGGCACGACAACGTCGTTTCGGGACATCACCCGGGCTTGGCGGAGCTGGGCGTGGTGCCGCACCCGCTGGAAGCGATCCTGCCCTCCTACCTCGCCCGCTACCGCAAGAAGGGCTGA
- the def gene encoding peptide deformylase, giving the protein MANDAPPLPILLIPDPRLRARTRPVGPADAGKVRDLSDRMLDAMYKAPGIGLAAPQVGENLRLIVLDLQPDDTRQPYVMVNPEIVEASRETALREEGCLSIPNQYAEVERPAVVKVRWQDLEGARREITAEGLMAACLQHEIDHLNGVLFIDHLSPLKRNMLLRRFNKEQKNKQRED; this is encoded by the coding sequence ATGGCGAACGACGCCCCTCCCCTGCCCATCCTCCTGATCCCCGATCCTCGGCTGCGTGCCAGGACCCGCCCGGTCGGGCCGGCCGACGCCGGCAAGGTCCGCGACCTCTCCGACCGCATGCTCGACGCCATGTACAAGGCGCCGGGCATCGGCCTGGCGGCGCCGCAGGTCGGCGAGAACCTGCGCCTGATCGTGCTGGACCTGCAGCCCGACGACACGCGGCAGCCCTATGTGATGGTGAATCCCGAGATCGTGGAGGCCAGCCGCGAGACCGCGCTGCGGGAGGAAGGCTGCCTGTCCATCCCGAACCAGTATGCCGAGGTGGAGCGCCCGGCGGTGGTGAAGGTGCGCTGGCAGGACCTGGAGGGCGCCCGCCGGGAGATCACCGCGGAGGGGCTGATGGCCGCCTGCCTCCAGCACGAGATCGACCACCTGAACGGCGTGCTCTTCATCGACCACCTCTCCCCCCTGAAGCGCAACATGCTGCTGCGGCGCTTCAACAAGGAGCAGAAGAACAAGCAGCGCGAGGACTGA
- the hpf gene encoding ribosome hibernation-promoting factor, HPF/YfiA family — protein MVSGKQVETGDALKVHVAEGLEVIARKYFDRALEANVTFSKDRSFFVCDINLHAGRGLSVQAEGEGTDAHRAFQDAATKVAKRLRRHRRRVNEHARCQAVERKPEPGATDVVALV, from the coding sequence ATGGTTTCTGGGAAGCAGGTCGAAACCGGGGATGCCCTGAAGGTCCATGTGGCCGAGGGTCTGGAAGTCATCGCCCGCAAGTACTTCGACCGCGCCCTTGAGGCGAATGTCACCTTCAGCAAGGATCGCAGCTTCTTCGTCTGCGACATCAACCTCCACGCCGGCCGTGGCCTTTCCGTGCAGGCCGAGGGCGAGGGCACGGATGCCCATCGCGCCTTCCAGGATGCCGCCACCAAGGTCGCCAAACGCCTGCGCCGCCATCGCCGCCGCGTGAACGAACATGCGCGTTGCCAGGCGGTGGAGCGCAAACCGGAGCCCGGCGCCACGGATGTCGTCGCGCTCGTCTGA
- a CDS encoding NAD(P)-dependent oxidoreductase — protein sequence MAERMLQFVRLQQRQPEKRDAAERRQDFGEIYADFEPERASQQASRCSQCGVPFCSVHCPLNNNIPDWLKLTAENRLEEAYEVSAATNTFPEVCGRVCPQDRLCEGNCVIEKGFESVTIGAVERYITDTAWEKGWVKPPVPLRETERSVGIVGAGPAGLAAAERMRRRGWQVTVYDRHDRVGGLMIYGIPNFKLEKEVILRRWKLFEEAGIRFELGFEIGRDASLAELRDRHDAVLIATGVYRARDVEVPGNELDGVVPALDFLIASNRQGLGDAVPAFDSGALNAAGKRVVVIGGGDTAMDCVRTSVRQGAASVTCLYRRDKANMPGSMREVKNAEEEGVRFSWLAAPKFFMGEAGKVTGVQAVRMHLGLPEATGRQQVEPIPGSEYTEPADLVIKALGFDPENLPEMFGEPGLRVSRWGTLQVDHRTMMTSIPGVFAAGDIVRGASLVVWGIRDGRDAADRIEHWHEQQGAVAQAAE from the coding sequence ATGGCCGAACGCATGCTCCAGTTCGTGCGCCTGCAGCAACGGCAGCCCGAGAAGCGCGATGCCGCCGAACGCCGACAGGATTTCGGCGAGATCTACGCGGATTTCGAGCCTGAGCGCGCCTCCCAGCAGGCCAGCCGCTGTTCCCAGTGCGGCGTGCCCTTCTGTTCCGTGCACTGCCCGCTGAACAACAACATCCCCGACTGGCTGAAGCTGACGGCGGAGAACCGGCTGGAGGAGGCCTATGAGGTTTCCGCCGCCACCAACACCTTCCCCGAGGTCTGCGGCCGCGTCTGCCCGCAGGACCGGCTCTGCGAAGGCAACTGCGTCATCGAGAAGGGCTTCGAATCCGTCACGATCGGCGCGGTGGAGCGCTACATCACCGACACGGCCTGGGAGAAGGGCTGGGTGAAGCCGCCCGTTCCCCTGCGGGAAACGGAGCGCTCGGTCGGCATCGTCGGCGCCGGCCCGGCCGGCCTCGCGGCCGCGGAGCGGATGCGCCGCCGCGGCTGGCAGGTCACCGTCTATGACCGGCATGACCGGGTCGGCGGGCTGATGATCTACGGCATCCCGAACTTCAAGCTGGAGAAGGAGGTCATCCTCCGCCGCTGGAAGCTGTTCGAGGAGGCCGGCATCCGCTTCGAGCTGGGCTTCGAGATCGGCCGCGACGCCTCGCTGGCGGAACTGCGCGACCGCCACGACGCGGTCCTGATCGCCACCGGCGTGTACCGGGCGCGCGACGTGGAGGTGCCCGGCAACGAATTGGACGGCGTCGTCCCGGCGCTGGACTTCCTGATCGCCTCCAACCGCCAGGGGCTGGGCGATGCGGTGCCGGCCTTCGACAGCGGGGCGCTCAACGCCGCCGGCAAGCGGGTGGTGGTGATCGGCGGCGGCGACACCGCCATGGACTGCGTGCGCACCTCGGTCCGCCAGGGCGCGGCCTCGGTCACCTGCCTCTATCGCCGCGACAAGGCGAACATGCCGGGATCGATGCGCGAGGTGAAGAATGCTGAGGAGGAGGGCGTCCGCTTCTCCTGGCTCGCCGCGCCCAAGTTCTTCATGGGGGAGGCCGGCAAGGTGACCGGCGTCCAGGCGGTGCGGATGCATCTGGGCCTGCCCGAGGCCACCGGCCGCCAGCAGGTCGAGCCCATCCCGGGCAGCGAGTACACCGAGCCGGCGGACCTGGTGATCAAGGCGCTGGGCTTCGATCCGGAGAACCTGCCGGAGATGTTCGGCGAGCCCGGCCTTCGCGTGTCCCGCTGGGGCACGCTGCAGGTGGACCACCGCACGATGATGACCAGCATCCCCGGCGTCTTCGCCGCGGGCGACATCGTGCGCGGCGCCAGCCTCGTGGTCTGGGGCATCCGGGACGGGCGCGACGCGGCCGACCGGATCGAGCACTGGCACGAGCAGCAGGGCGCGGTCGCCCAGGCCGCCGAGTGA
- a CDS encoding ribonuclease D, whose amino-acid sequence MGNTIFMSDRRIHLHRQDLPPDLDLGPVVAVDTETMGLDPRRDRLCLVQLSAGDGSAHCVQIIPEALGGRGGDCPNLRALLADPARIKLFHFARFDVAILQAALGVEVAPVRCTKIASRLVRTYTDRHGLKELCRELLGVEISKQQQSSDWGAAELSTEQLQYAASDVLYLHALWARLEALLIREGRLDLAEACFRFLPTRGRLDLMGYAEPDIFAH is encoded by the coding sequence ATGGGAAACACGATCTTCATGTCCGACCGCCGGATCCACCTGCACCGGCAGGACCTGCCGCCCGATCTTGACCTCGGGCCCGTGGTGGCGGTGGATACCGAGACAATGGGCCTCGACCCCCGCCGCGACCGCCTCTGCCTGGTGCAGCTTTCCGCCGGCGACGGATCGGCCCATTGCGTGCAGATCATCCCCGAAGCCCTCGGCGGCCGGGGCGGCGACTGCCCCAATCTGCGCGCCCTCCTGGCCGACCCGGCGCGAATCAAGCTGTTCCACTTCGCCCGCTTCGACGTCGCCATCCTCCAGGCCGCACTGGGGGTGGAGGTGGCGCCGGTACGCTGCACCAAGATCGCCTCCCGCCTCGTCCGCACCTACACCGACCGCCACGGGCTCAAGGAGCTTTGCCGGGAACTGCTCGGGGTCGAGATCTCGAAGCAGCAGCAGTCCAGCGACTGGGGCGCGGCGGAGCTCAGCACGGAACAGTTGCAGTACGCTGCCTCGGACGTGCTGTACCTGCATGCCCTGTGGGCGCGGCTGGAGGCCCTGCTGATCCGCGAGGGGCGCCTGGACCTCGCCGAGGCCTGTTTCCGCTTCCTGCCCACCCGTGGGCGGCTGGACCTCATGGGCTATGCGGAGCCCGATATCTTCGCGCATTGA
- a CDS encoding Hsp20 family protein, with the protein MSRSSVFGSPLFLGFDHLEQMLDRVQKNAEGYPPYNIEQTAAERLRITLAVAGFSMEDLQITQEDNQLVIRGRQKDEGEGRIFLHRGIASRQFQRAFVLAEGIEVEGAWLDNGLLHVDLRRPQPETRVRTIRINGAGRPVVSDQD; encoded by the coding sequence GTGTCCCGTTCGTCCGTCTTCGGATCGCCACTGTTTCTCGGCTTCGACCATCTCGAGCAGATGCTCGACCGGGTGCAGAAGAACGCCGAGGGCTATCCCCCCTACAACATCGAGCAGACCGCCGCCGAAAGGCTGCGGATCACCCTGGCCGTGGCCGGCTTCTCCATGGAGGATCTCCAGATCACCCAGGAGGACAACCAGCTCGTCATCCGGGGCCGCCAGAAGGACGAGGGGGAGGGGCGTATCTTCCTCCATCGCGGCATCGCATCCCGCCAGTTCCAGCGTGCCTTCGTGCTGGCCGAGGGGATCGAGGTCGAGGGCGCCTGGCTCGACAACGGGTTGCTCCATGTCGATCTGCGCCGCCCGCAACCGGAAACCCGGGTGAGGACGATCCGCATCAACGGCGCCGGTCGGCCAGTGGTGTCCGATCAGGACTGA
- the rpoN gene encoding RNA polymerase factor sigma-54 gives MSFSLGPRLDLRHSQSLVMTPQLRQAIKLLQSSNLEVVAFVEEELERNPLLEREEAEAAPAPEPEVAVPPADFPSATPDMHLDLHDTQNLYEATELPVSARGPASGFEDDERGIDELAREHPRSLREELAEQARLTFGDAAERMIAGQLIALLDPAGRMLATDAAIAAALGCAEETVAMVRRRMQRFEPVGLFSHSLAECLAVQLAEKNRLDPAMQALLDHLELLARRDLGALTRICGVDAADLADMVAEIRRLDPKPGAAYDDTPAPTLVPDVLMRRAPDEGWVLELNPETMPRILVNRGFHAKAHTAARSRDERAYLAERLQSANWLVKSLEQRANTILKVAAEIVRRQDAFFRHGITHLRPLILRDVAEAVEMHESTVSRVTANKYIATPRGSFELKFFFTTAIAGTAGETFSAEAIRHRIRGMIDAERPEDILSDDAIVDRLRAEGVDIARRTVAKYRDALRIPSSVQRKREKAVLAF, from the coding sequence ATGAGCTTCTCCCTGGGCCCACGTCTGGACCTGCGGCACTCCCAGTCCCTGGTGATGACGCCGCAGCTTCGCCAGGCGATCAAGCTGCTGCAGTCCTCCAATCTCGAGGTCGTGGCCTTCGTCGAGGAGGAGCTGGAACGCAATCCGCTGCTGGAGCGGGAGGAGGCGGAAGCCGCGCCGGCGCCGGAACCCGAGGTGGCGGTGCCGCCGGCGGATTTCCCCTCCGCCACGCCGGACATGCATCTCGATCTGCACGACACGCAGAATCTCTACGAGGCCACCGAACTGCCCGTGTCGGCGCGTGGCCCGGCCTCCGGCTTCGAGGATGATGAGCGCGGCATCGACGAACTGGCGCGCGAGCATCCGCGCTCCCTGCGGGAGGAACTGGCGGAACAGGCGCGGCTGACCTTCGGCGACGCGGCGGAGCGGATGATCGCCGGGCAGTTGATCGCGCTGCTCGACCCCGCCGGGCGGATGCTGGCCACCGATGCGGCCATCGCCGCCGCGCTGGGCTGCGCCGAGGAAACGGTCGCCATGGTGCGCCGCCGCATGCAGCGTTTCGAACCGGTCGGCCTTTTCAGCCACAGCCTTGCGGAATGCCTCGCGGTGCAGCTCGCGGAGAAGAACCGGCTCGATCCCGCGATGCAGGCGCTGCTGGACCATCTGGAACTGCTGGCGCGGCGCGACCTGGGCGCGCTGACCCGGATCTGTGGCGTCGATGCCGCCGACCTCGCCGACATGGTCGCGGAAATCCGGCGCCTCGATCCGAAGCCCGGCGCTGCCTATGACGACACCCCGGCCCCGACCCTGGTGCCGGATGTCCTGATGCGCCGCGCCCCGGACGAGGGCTGGGTGCTGGAGCTGAATCCCGAGACCATGCCGCGCATCCTGGTCAACCGCGGCTTCCATGCCAAGGCCCATACCGCCGCCCGCAGCCGGGATGAGCGCGCCTATCTGGCCGAGCGGCTGCAGAGCGCCAACTGGCTGGTGAAGTCGCTGGAACAGCGGGCGAACACCATCCTGAAGGTCGCGGCCGAGATCGTGCGGCGGCAGGACGCCTTCTTCCGCCACGGCATCACCCATCTCCGCCCGCTGATCCTGAGGGATGTGGCGGAGGCTGTGGAGATGCATGAAAGCACCGTCTCCCGCGTCACCGCCAACAAGTATATCGCGACGCCGCGCGGCAGCTTCGAGCTGAAATTCTTCTTCACCACGGCGATCGCCGGCACCGCCGGCGAAACCTTTTCCGCCGAGGCGATCCGCCACCGTATCCGCGGCATGATCGATGCGGAGCGTCCGGAGGATATCCTCTCCGATGACGCAATCGTGGACCGGCTGCGCGCGGAAGGGGTGGACATCGCCCGCAGAACCGTGGCCAAATACCGGGACGCGTTGCGCATACCCAGTTCAGTGCAACGCAAGCGGGAAAAGGCAGTCCTGGCTTTCTGA